The Chitinivibrionales bacterium nucleotide sequence ACCGTTCGCTCGAAATATGTAAAGAGCTTCACGATAAATACCCGGGTACTCTAAAGGTTCTCAGTTTCAACAGAAACTACGGAAAGTCGGCGGCACTCAGTGTCGGTATCGATAAGGCCGAGGGTGATGTTATCGTTACCATGGATGCCGACTTGCAGGATGATCCCTCGGCGATTCCGGAAATGCTTAATAAACTCGATGAAGGGTATGATGTTGTTTCGGGATGGAAAAAGAAACGCCATGATCCTCTGTCAAAGACATTGCCGTCGAAATTTTACAACTCCCTGACCGCACTTTTCTCCGGCGTCAAAATCCACGATTTCAATTGCGGATTCAAAGCTTACCGTGCTCCTGCGGCCAAGAGTCTGGAAATCTATGGCGACCGTCACCGCTACCTGCCGGTACTGGCACACTGGGACGGTTTCCGGGTGACCGAGATGGTCGTGACTCATCACCGGCGGAAATATGGAAAATCCAAATTCGGGCTTGGGCGGGCAACCGGGATGTTCGATCTGCTCACGCTTCTTTTCCTCCGGAAATATATGCGCAAGCCGCTCCATTTTTTCGGCCTTCTGGGCGTTCTTTTCGGCCTCGCCGGCGCCGCGGTCCTGAGCTATTTCGGTGTCCAGTGGATAATCACCGGAGCAATGCGGGTCAGACCGTTGGTAATTCTTTCACTAGGCGCAATAATCATGGGCATACAGTTCGTTTCCATAGGCCTGATTGGAGAAATGATCACCCATTCGGTACCCAAACACCGGTATTCGATCAGGGAGACGATTGAGTGAAGAAGGCCCGGGGGAAAAGAAGAAGATAAAAGCTAACGAGAAGGATTACGACATATGATTAAAAGTCTACAACCAGTATTTTGCTGAACCCTGAGCCTCGAATCCTGGACCATGAATTATGAAAATCTGCTATATCGGATCGGTATTTCCCCGTCACCACAAGGATTCTGAAGTTCCCTGGCTTCGGACAACGCTCAGGTTGCTTCGGGAACGGGGGTATGACATTACGGCCTATGTGCCTTCCTTCCGCGGGTTGCGCTCCCATACCATCGACGGTATTCCGGTGAAACGGTTCCGGTATTTTTTTGCTCCCTGGGAGACCTTGACTCATGATGAAGGTGCGCCGAATAAGATTCATAAATTCCATTATAAAATTATCACGATTTTTTATATTCTTTTTGGAACCCTCGGCCTGATCAGGCTTCACCTGAAAGAGCGTTTCGACATTCTCCACATTCACTGGCCCTTTCCCCATGGATTTTTCGGTGTGGGCGCACTCTTTTTCCGCCGGTCGAAAGTCATCCTTAATTTTCACGGAGCAAGCCTTCTTCTGATGCAGAAATACGGGTTTGTGAAATTCTTCCTTTCCTGGTTCATTAAAAAAGCCGATGCGGTAATTGTCAATTCATCTTTTACCAAGGGAAGAGTTACCTCACTGGTGGAACGGCAGGTGCATGTTGTTCCTTACGGAACGACTATAACACCCCATGCAACCGACCGGTCGGCAGTCGAGCCCCATCACATTCTCTCGGTAGGCCGTCTTATCGAACGCAAGGGCCTTCCTTACCTGATCCGGGCCATGCCTGAAATCGTTGCGAAGTGGCCCGATGCCCGGTGTACTATTGCCGGCGGCGGCCCTCTGCAGCAGGAACTTATTTCACTCGCCGAAACCGAAAAGGTCTCCTCTGCGGTGAACGTGCCGGGGAAAGTATCGCAGGAAGAGCTTGAGTCGCTTTTTGCCCGGTGCGGTGTTTTTGTTCTCCCCTCAATTGTGGACAGCCGGGGAGATACTGAAGGCCTTGGGGTCGTACTGATTGAAGCGCTCACCTATCGCAAACCGATCGTTGCCACCAATGTGGGCGGAATCCCTGATATTGTGAATAACGGTGTTACCGGGCTTTTAGTGCCCCAAAAGGCTCCTTCAACCCTGGCGCAGGCGATTTCATCGATTTTCGCCGATCCGGTAAAAGCCGCATTCATGGCCGATGCCGGGTTCGACTCTATTAATCGAAAGTTCTCCTGGACCGGAATAATCGATCAGCTTTCGGATATCTACTGCCGTGCCGCAGCATCAAAAGAATAGAATATTTGTAGACTTATGCCTGTTAATTCTGGTATATTATAATGCAGTAGTGTATAATCTATTGAAATATCAGTATCTTGGCACCATTATTTACAACCAAGCACGGGGAGGTTTGCATGGGTAAGAATCACCGGTTTTACTCGTTCATTTTCATGCTATTACTACTGGCGGTATCATCGCAGGGTTTTACCCTTATCAAGCAATCCGGACAGGTACTCCATTTCGCGAAGGGGGCCAGTGACTGGGTTGCTGCAGAAGATTCAAATGAATTTTCCTACGGTGATTCGATATTTATTGACAGTGCAGGCGAAGCGAAGCTTGTGCTGAGCAAATCGGCGACACTGCTTTTAAAGGGCACCACCAGAATATCCATTGAAGGCGCCGATCTTACTCCCATTATCGGCCTTGTTCAGGGGCAGGTTTTTCTTTCCCGGGAGCAGCCCTATGAACTTAATTCGGTTGTTGTGAATGCCCGGGGATGTACAATCCAGCCTATCGGTACAGCTGCTGCTGTCAAGTATACTCCTTCCGGCGAACCGACCGTGGCCTGTATCAAGGGGAGAATGCGCATGGAAGCCCCTTCCGGCGAAGCGATTCTGGTCGAACCGCGAAAATACGGGACTTTTGCCCCCAACGATGGTTCATTCAAACAGGGCGATCTCTCCGATAATGCGGTCGCATCCCTGGAAAGCTGGTCGGGTGTCACCGCCGAATCGGCCCCCATGCAGCAGGATGAACCATCAGCGAGTGATGCGAACGAACAGGAAGAAACCCTGGAATCCGAAACAATGCAAACCGCTCAGATGGCACAGGAGCCTGAAAAAGAAGAGCCCTCAGAAACAGGCGCAGAGGAACCTGAAGACGCACTCGAAGAAACCGGTTCCGACGATGCGGCAAGTGAGGAAAAACCGGCGCAAAAAGAAGCATCCGCTGCACCGGCCAGCGGATCAGCCCCGCCTCCCGGCAATGCAGCGGCAAACGCGCAGGCTGAGAAAAAGGAAGAGCCCGCCGGCGAAGAAAAAAAAGAGAGTGAAGAAGGAAAGGGCGCCGACAAAACCTCCTTCGGTTTTTCGGCAGGCCCCGTATCCGTGGGAGATGAAATGTGGACCCGGATCGCCTTCCTGGCAGATATTCCGATCTGGAAATTCGGCATCGGCCTGGATGTCGAACTCTTTATCAACTCGGAAGGTAAATTCGATCCCAAGGGATGGGAGTTCGATGAAGACACCTGGGCAAAATCGCTGTTGCGTAAAATCAGATATATCCGGTTCAACCACGAAAACGACCCGGTCTTTGCTAAATTCGGCGGGCTTGATAATGTCACGCTGGCCTATGGCTTTATCGTGGACCGGTTCAACAATACACTCCATTACCCCGACGACCGCCGGATCGGCCTCCAGTTCTATCTCAACGATCTCAGCCCGATCGGGATCAGTCTCCAGACCGTGGTTGCGGATTTCTATGATTTTAAAAACGACGGTGGTATCGTGGGCGGACGGTTTGCGGTCAAACCGCTGAAGCCTACCGAGATTCCCCTGCTCAAGGGCATCGATATCGGCGTGTTGTTTATGACCGACCGGAACCAGTATGCGCCTGCGAGAGAATGGGATTATAGCCTGAGTGGCCCCACATGGGACAGAGATCAGGATAATATTTTTGACAGCACATTCTGGCGTAATGAATTTGGGAATAAAAGTTATGTCATTTACGACAGCCTTCGTGCTGATAAGATGGAAGATAATAATTATGACACAATTATCGAGCATAAAGATAAATGGGCCAGCAGAGCCGAAGATGCCTACTCCATGTTCGGTTTTGATGCCACCATGCCGATTATCTCCACTAAGCTGGTCAATTTTGCCGTGTATGGTCAGTACGGCATGAGTATCGACGATCACGAAGAGAGCAATGTCGACAACACCGCAACTGAGGGATGGGGTATCGGCGCACCAGGTGCGGCGCTGAATGTCGGCCCTCTGTCGGCCCGCCTAGAGTACCGTCATACCGCAGGAGATTTTACTCCCGGCTATTTTGGTCCCTATTATTTTGATGAGCGGATCGAGCGGGAAATCATCAACGATTCGATCAGGCGGATCACGGTGAGGGAAGACGATGTTATCGAGCAGAACCTCAATGGTATATACGGATCGCTGGGATTCAATATCGCCAATGCATTCACCATTACCGGCACCTACCAGTATCTTATCGGTGAAGCTGAAACCGAGGGGGCCGAA carries:
- a CDS encoding glycosyltransferase, which produces MKLSIVVPLYNEEDSLVHLTQAIEQAINPLGYEYEVIFVDDGSTDRSLEICKELHDKYPGTLKVLSFNRNYGKSAALSVGIDKAEGDVIVTMDADLQDDPSAIPEMLNKLDEGYDVVSGWKKKRHDPLSKTLPSKFYNSLTALFSGVKIHDFNCGFKAYRAPAAKSLEIYGDRHRYLPVLAHWDGFRVTEMVVTHHRRKYGKSKFGLGRATGMFDLLTLLFLRKYMRKPLHFFGLLGVLFGLAGAAVLSYFGVQWIITGAMRVRPLVILSLGAIIMGIQFVSIGLIGEMITHSVPKHRYSIRETIE
- a CDS encoding glycosyltransferase — encoded protein: MKICYIGSVFPRHHKDSEVPWLRTTLRLLRERGYDITAYVPSFRGLRSHTIDGIPVKRFRYFFAPWETLTHDEGAPNKIHKFHYKIITIFYILFGTLGLIRLHLKERFDILHIHWPFPHGFFGVGALFFRRSKVILNFHGASLLLMQKYGFVKFFLSWFIKKADAVIVNSSFTKGRVTSLVERQVHVVPYGTTITPHATDRSAVEPHHILSVGRLIERKGLPYLIRAMPEIVAKWPDARCTIAGGGPLQQELISLAETEKVSSAVNVPGKVSQEELESLFARCGVFVLPSIVDSRGDTEGLGVVLIEALTYRKPIVATNVGGIPDIVNNGVTGLLVPQKAPSTLAQAISSIFADPVKAAFMADAGFDSINRKFSWTGIIDQLSDIYCRAAASKE